In the Cherax quadricarinatus isolate ZL_2023a chromosome 96, ASM3850222v1, whole genome shotgun sequence genome, one interval contains:
- the LOC128701734 gene encoding uncharacterized protein isoform X2, translating into MESNASDDKSHNTRVFLESLPKDIRKDQVDKTFSRFGKIAKVYLIYDPPGSGFVEYFDARDAEYAANQMDGADFMGSRVSARVTRGGVARGRGRGFGRGGGGYDRGGRGGGGYYSSSYSSGGQGYYPRGSGGYRGGFSRGGGYRGSDRGGGYNSRGGYSRGGGYSRGGGGFSRGGNYNRGGGYSRGGSYSRGFSRGGYSGGSSNYDNYSYDKYEKSYDKPAENGYSRYPSGDKYKSHYSDDKYDKYVNYSGSRREEYQRSRSPVSHSPDRYRSASPGYQRTSSSYGGRRSPVDGHY; encoded by the coding sequence taaaagCCATAACACCAGAGTGTTTTTGGAAAGTCTTCCAAAAGACATTCGAAAGGACCAAGTGGATAAAACTTTTTCTCGTTTTGGCAAGATAGCAAAGGTGTATCTTATCTACGATCCACCGGGTTCGGGCTTTGTGGAATACTTCGATGCCCGTGATGCTGAATATGCAGCTAACCAGATGGATGGAGCCGATTTTATGGGGTCTCGGGTATCAGCCCGAGTTACAAGAGGAGGGGTAGCCCGTGGTCGCGGCCGTGGCTTTGGTCGAGGTGGTGGTGGCTATGACAGAGGTGGTAGAGGGGGTGGGGGCTATTACTCGAGCAGCTACAGCAGCGGCGGCCAGGGCTACTATCCAAGGGGAAGTGGGGGATATAGGGGTGGATTCTCCAGAGGAGGGGGCTATAGGGGTTCTGATAGGGGTGGGGGCTACAATAGTCGTGGAGGATATTCACGTGGAGGAGGTTACTCCAGAGGTGGTGGAGGCTTCTCACGTGGTGGCAACTATAACCGTGGAGGTGGCTATTCACGTGGTGGCAGCTACTCCAGAGGGTTCTCTCGTGGAGGCTACAGTGGAGGCTCCagcaactacgacaactacagtTATGACAAGTATGAAAAGTCGTATGACAAGCCAGCTGAGAACGGCTACTCTCGCTACCCCTCTGGTGACAAGTACAAGTCCCACTATTCAGATGACAAGTATGACAAGTATGTGAACTACAGCGGGTCGCGCCGGGAGGAGTACCAGCGCAGCCGTTCACCAGTCAGCCATTCACCTGATCGATATCGTTCTGCCTCTCCGGGCTACCAGCGCACCAG